One window of Mediterraneibacter butyricigenes genomic DNA carries:
- a CDS encoding MMPL family transporter produces the protein MDYAIFILHRFVENRQAGEKVQDAMVDAVKQSVGSVLSSGLTTVSGFAALILMRFRIGPDMGWVMAKAIVLSLFSVLCFLPALTMISYKLIDKTQHRSFVPKFEKFSTAVLKVRVPVLTVFVLILIPCIWVQNNNSFYYGSSQVYSSEATQMGRDMNAILFTDRYLGKRKQSSRKQAAWETVKDCTISIFTSASILTIAGTILGIVSTNLVLSQLGTLVGRGATISFILVIFVLPTLLMLFDKCIEKTTWHASFYKEEKKKISLKV, from the coding sequence ATGGACTATGCCATCTTCATTTTACATCGGTTTGTCGAGAATCGACAGGCAGGAGAAAAGGTGCAGGATGCCATGGTGGATGCGGTCAAACAGTCAGTGGGAAGTGTACTTTCCAGTGGATTGACGACAGTCAGTGGATTTGCGGCATTGATTCTGATGCGGTTTCGGATCGGTCCGGATATGGGATGGGTGATGGCAAAGGCAATTGTCCTCAGCCTGTTTTCCGTACTGTGTTTCCTTCCGGCACTGACCATGATTTCTTATAAACTGATTGATAAGACACAGCATCGTTCTTTTGTTCCGAAATTTGAGAAGTTCAGTACAGCGGTTTTAAAAGTACGGGTTCCGGTGTTAACGGTATTTGTTCTTATTCTGATTCCGTGTATCTGGGTGCAGAACAATAACAGCTTCTATTATGGAAGCAGTCAGGTATACAGCAGTGAAGCAACTCAGATGGGACGGGATATGAACGCGATCCTGTTTACAGACAGGTATCTCGGAAAACGAAAACAATCTTCCAGAAAACAGGCAGCCTGGGAAACGGTCAAAGACTGTACGATCTCCATTTTTACGTCTGCTTCAATTCTGACGATTGCGGGAACCATTCTGGGAATTGTTTCAACTAATCTGGTATTAAGCCAGTTGGGAACTTTAGTAGGTCGCGGGGCGACGATTTCCTTCATTCTGGTTATTTTCGTATTGCCGACACTTTTAATGCTGTTTGACAAATGCATTGAAAAGACGACCTGGCATGCGTCCTTCTATAAAGAAGAAAAGAAGAAAATCAGTTTAAAAGTATAG
- a CDS encoding GntR family transcriptional regulator — translation MHIILNHSSMVPIYEQLVEQIKTEILQSRLSEGEVLPSVRKLSAELRISSLTVKKAYDRLEEEGFVTTVHGKGTFVTATDQQVAVEARRKAVEEEFEKAIDRAENIGMSKEEILEVVKLLLEES, via the coding sequence ATGCATATTATTTTAAACCATTCCTCCATGGTACCGATTTATGAACAGTTGGTGGAACAGATCAAAACAGAGATCTTACAGTCGAGACTGTCAGAAGGAGAAGTCCTTCCTTCGGTCAGAAAGCTGTCTGCAGAGCTTCGGATCAGTTCCCTGACAGTGAAAAAAGCCTATGACAGGCTGGAAGAAGAAGGATTCGTTACAACAGTTCACGGAAAAGGAACTTTTGTGACCGCAACGGATCAACAGGTTGCCGTGGAGGCGAGAAGAAAAGCAGTGGAAGAGGAATTTGAGAAAGCCATCGACCGCGCGGAAAATATCGGCATGAGTAAGGAGGAAATCCTGGAAGTTGTAAAACTTTTGCTGGAAGAAAGCTGA
- a CDS encoding ABC transporter ATP-binding protein has translation MIRMEQVQKTYGTFQFQVSMEIPQGRITGFVGKNGAGKSTAIKLILGLIRPEAGKVQVFGIPAEKLTPSDKQKIGVSLAEAGFSVQLTVQDIEKILGKMYPKFNAELFQRKCREFRIPYQKKLKEFSTGMKAKLRVLIALTHGARLLVLDEPTAGMDVEARQEVLDLLREYMAEDETRTLLITSHISSDLETLCDDIYLIHDGKILLNEETDQILDHYGILKVSEEQFGTLDQEYLIKCQKEPYGYACFTKDKQYYQENYPGIVVEQGGIDELILMMTGGYH, from the coding sequence ATGATCAGGATGGAGCAGGTACAGAAAACATACGGAACGTTTCAGTTTCAGGTATCTATGGAGATTCCACAGGGACGGATCACCGGATTTGTGGGGAAGAACGGGGCAGGCAAGAGTACGGCAATCAAGTTGATTCTTGGGCTGATCCGACCGGAAGCGGGAAAAGTTCAGGTCTTTGGAATTCCGGCGGAGAAGTTGACACCGTCTGACAAGCAGAAAATAGGAGTATCACTGGCAGAAGCGGGTTTCAGTGTACAATTGACGGTTCAGGATATTGAGAAGATTCTCGGGAAAATGTATCCGAAATTTAATGCGGAACTTTTCCAGAGAAAATGCAGAGAATTTCGGATCCCATATCAGAAGAAACTGAAAGAATTTTCCACAGGAATGAAAGCAAAATTGCGGGTATTGATTGCGCTAACTCATGGAGCCAGGTTATTGGTATTAGACGAACCTACCGCAGGAATGGATGTGGAAGCCAGACAGGAGGTCCTGGATTTACTGCGGGAGTATATGGCGGAGGATGAGACGCGAACGCTTCTGATCACTTCTCATATTTCTTCAGATCTGGAAACTTTGTGTGATGATATTTATCTGATTCATGACGGGAAGATTCTTCTGAATGAAGAGACGGATCAGATCCTAGATCATTACGGAATCCTGAAAGTCAGTGAAGAACAGTTTGGAACACTGGATCAGGAGTATCTGATCAAATGTCAGAAAGAGCCTTATGGATATGCCTGTTTTACGAAAGATAAACAATATTATCAGGAAAATTATCCGGGAATTGTTGTGGAACAAGGTGGAATTGATGAGTTGATTTTAATGATGACGGGAGGGTATCACTAA
- a CDS encoding TetR-like C-terminal domain-containing protein, with amino-acid sequence MAHPAREINDNPLVILEVLYDYVSEHTAWISLLLGENGTLSFINSLNDVVRSCCIDHWMEIFTKKEAKTYDYFCSFIVSGCVALVNDWLNSGMKESAEEMAILSRDIIRDGIRVLSA; translated from the coding sequence ATGGCACACCCTGCCCGTGAGATCAACGACAATCCGCTGGTGATCCTGGAAGTTCTTTATGATTATGTTTCCGAACACACTGCCTGGATTTCCCTGCTTCTTGGTGAAAACGGAACTCTTTCCTTTATAAACAGCTTAAATGACGTTGTCCGCTCCTGTTGCATTGATCACTGGATGGAAATCTTCACAAAAAAAGAAGCAAAAACTTATGACTATTTTTGCTCCTTTATCGTGTCCGGCTGTGTTGCCCTGGTCAATGACTGGTTGAATTCCGGCATGAAAGAATCTGCGGAAGAAATGGCAATTCTCTCTCGTGATATTATCCGCGACGGAATCCGGGTACTTTCCGCCTGA